Proteins from a genomic interval of Micromonospora sp. NBC_00389:
- a CDS encoding SDR family NAD(P)-dependent oxidoreductase: MVAIASPRRGVAVTGAGRGIGPAIASKRAADGARVVVNDLDAAAVKLVANELGGIAVPGDAASEDGVAVLEKSARKELGSIDIYLANAGIDTGKGLDTPEDDWAKALDVNVGEADDVRRARDCRRGGLRLRRRAHQPGP; the protein is encoded by the coding sequence ATGGTGGCGATTGCCAGTCCGCGGCGGGGTGTGGCGGTCACCGGCGCCGGACGCGGCATCGGTCCCGCGATCGCCTCGAAGCGTGCGGCCGACGGCGCCCGGGTCGTGGTGAACGACTTGGACGCTGCTGCGGTGAAGCTGGTCGCCAACGAGCTCGGCGGCATCGCGGTCCCTGGTGATGCGGCAAGCGAGGACGGGGTCGCCGTGCTGGAGAAGTCCGCCCGCAAAGAACTCGGCTCGATCGACATCTATCTCGCCAACGCCGGCATCGACACCGGCAAGGGACTCGACACCCCCGAAGACGACTGGGCGAAGGCCCTCGACGTGAACGTAGGAGAAGCAGATGACGTACGACGAGCGCGCGACTGTCGCCGCGGTGGTCTTCGACTACGGCGGCGTGCTCACCAGCCCGGTCCGTGA
- a CDS encoding HAD family hydrolase: MTYDERATVAAVVFDYGGVLTSPVRDSIAAWLKRDGIDPASFSRTLKAWMSRSVPEGTPIHRLETGELTTAEFDSLLAAELVGTNGGPVAPDGLLQALFAEMRPDPLMLDLVEKLKSAGVRVALLSNSWGNTYPRERIDALFDPVVISGEVGMRKPNREIFAHTLKLLDVEPGAAVFVDDAAPNIEGARRAGLQTVLHVDVHTTRSQLARHVPGLSTPNPKLEETP, encoded by the coding sequence ATGACGTACGACGAGCGCGCGACTGTCGCCGCGGTGGTCTTCGACTACGGCGGCGTGCTCACCAGCCCGGTCCGTGACTCGATCGCGGCCTGGCTGAAGCGGGACGGGATCGACCCAGCCTCGTTCTCGAGAACGTTGAAGGCGTGGATGTCCCGCTCGGTGCCCGAGGGCACACCGATCCACCGTCTGGAGACCGGTGAGCTGACCACTGCGGAGTTCGATTCCCTGCTCGCCGCGGAACTCGTCGGCACCAATGGTGGCCCGGTCGCCCCCGACGGGCTGCTGCAGGCACTGTTCGCCGAGATGCGACCGGACCCGTTGATGCTCGATCTCGTCGAGAAGCTCAAGTCCGCAGGTGTCCGGGTCGCATTGCTGTCCAACAGTTGGGGCAACACCTACCCGCGGGAGCGGATCGACGCGTTGTTCGACCCAGTGGTCATCTCCGGCGAGGTCGGGATGCGCAAACCGAACCGAGAGATCTTCGCGCACACCCTGAAGCTGCTCGATGTCGAGCCCGGTGCGGCGGTGTTCGTCGACGACGCCGCCCCGAACATTGAGGGCGCGAGACGCGCCGGCCTGCAGACGGTCCTACACGTCGACGTACACACCACAAGAAGTCAGCTTGCTCGGCACGTTCCGGGCCTGAGCACACCCAACCCAAAGCTGGAGGAGACCCCGTGA